In the genome of Nocardioides marmoribigeumensis, one region contains:
- a CDS encoding class I SAM-dependent methyltransferase has translation MPDGVHPVRRPVDEQGSRRANRTDWDAYADEYQSTHGDFLGDVGFVWGPEGHQERDLQVLGDPAGLAGLEVLEVGCGAAQCSRWLATQGARVVGLDLSERQLQHSRRIDEATGVVVPTVCATATALPFPDDAFDVVFSSFGALQFVADGDVMVGEVARVTRPDGVFAFSVTHPIRWSMPDDAGPEGMTVTSSYWDRTPYVEEDEDGRPRYVEHHRTLGDWADLLWASGFAITALHEPQWPEGLDRVWGGWGPLRGRLIPGTAIIVARLLRPPSPVS, from the coding sequence ATGCCCGACGGCGTCCACCCGGTCCGGCGACCCGTCGACGAGCAGGGCTCCCGCCGTGCCAACCGGACCGACTGGGACGCCTACGCCGACGAGTACCAGTCCACCCACGGCGACTTCCTCGGCGACGTCGGCTTCGTCTGGGGCCCGGAGGGTCACCAGGAGCGCGACCTGCAGGTCCTCGGCGACCCGGCCGGCCTGGCCGGGCTCGAGGTCCTCGAGGTCGGCTGCGGCGCCGCCCAGTGCTCCCGGTGGCTGGCGACCCAGGGCGCCCGGGTGGTCGGGCTCGACCTGTCCGAGCGCCAGCTGCAGCACTCGCGCCGCATCGACGAGGCGACCGGTGTCGTCGTACCGACCGTGTGCGCGACGGCGACCGCCCTCCCCTTCCCCGACGACGCCTTCGACGTGGTCTTCTCCTCCTTCGGTGCGCTGCAGTTCGTCGCCGACGGGGACGTCATGGTCGGCGAGGTCGCCCGGGTGACCCGGCCCGACGGGGTCTTCGCCTTCTCCGTCACCCACCCGATCCGCTGGTCGATGCCCGACGACGCCGGACCCGAGGGCATGACGGTCACCAGCTCCTACTGGGACCGCACGCCCTACGTCGAGGAGGACGAGGACGGGCGCCCGCGCTACGTCGAGCACCACCGCACGCTCGGCGACTGGGCCGACCTGCTGTGGGCCTCCGGCTTCGCGATCACCGCGCTGCACGAGCCGCAGTGGCCCGAGGGCCTCGACCGGGTGTGGGGCGGGTGG